AGGGGGGATGACTGTGTGTATCTGGATATTACCCATAAAGACCCTGCCTTTATAAAGAGCAGGTTTCCAAACATTTATGAAAAATGCCTTTCATTCGGTTTTGACATGACAAAAGAGCCTATCCCTGTGGTTCCGGCTGCGCATTATATATGCGGAGGGGTTTTGACAAATGACTGCGGCGAGACCTCTATTAAAGGGCTTTTTACTATCGGCGAGGCAGCCTGCACAGGTTTGCATGGGGCTAATCGTCTGGCGTCCAATTCTTTATTGGAGTCGCTTGTTTTTGCAAACAGGGCATATATAAAGGCAAAGGAACTTATTGATAGAGATATTTCAATTCCTGAAATACCTGTATGGCAGACAGGCGGCGCAGTGGACAGCGACGAGGCTGTAATAATTTTGCAAAATTGGGATGAGATAAGAAGAGCCATGTGGAATTATGTTGGAATAGTCCGTTCAAATAAAAGGCTTGAAAGGGCATACAGAAGGATAGAAAACCTGAAGAGCGAAATAAATGAATATTACTGGAAATTTACTGTAACAAGCGACATCCTTGAACTTAGAAATATTGCCGCAGTGGCAGAGCTTATTATAAAATGCGCTGTGATGAGAAAGGAGAGCCGCGGGCTCCATTATAATATAGACTATCCGGAAACAGACGATAAAAACTGGAAGAGGGACACAATTATATGAAGACATTTACAGAGTATATCTATATTGAAACAAAGAAAAAACGGGAATATATCAATATCACGGATAAGGTGGAAGAAATCGTAAAAAAGAGCGGCATTGAAGATGGAATGGCGCTTGTATCTGCCATGCACATAACAGCAGGGGTTTATGTAAATGATGCGGAATCCGGGCTTATCCAGGATATAGATGAATGGCTTCAAAGGCTTGCCCCGGAAGGGCCTGACTACAGGCATCACAGGACAGGCGAGACAAATGGCGACGCCCATCTGAAAAATCTGCTTATCGGCCATCAGGTGATACTTCCCATAACAAAAGGCCGATTGGATTTAGGCCCATGGCAGCAGGTCTATTATGCGGAATTTGACGGCCGGAGGAGAAAAAGGGTGGTTGTAAAGGCGATGGGGAAATAGGATAAGTATTCATGCTAAATATCCCTGCGCTTTATTCATTAAATACAGTTTGTTATGGCTTTGGTATTTCAAGGTCTTTACATATTTTTGAGACTAGCTACTCATCAATCTCTCTGTGACGGGGAAGGGTGCTCGCCTTCTTTTTCTTCCTATTTACATATACTGTATGATTTGCGCCTTCTCGTAGAAATTCACATCCGTTTGACTCAAGATGCCGAATTACATCTTTTCTTTTCAAACCGTTACTACTCCAAAGTCTTCTTTTATAATTTCAAGACCAGTAAGTTCTTCCTCAAAGAGTTGCCTATTAGCGTCCAAAACAAGATGGACTGCCTCAATTAAATTTTTTCTTACTTCATCAAGAGTTGTACCCTGTGTATTAGCTCCGGGAAGTTCTTCAATAAAGCCGATATATCCGTAAGGCGATTTTTGAAAGATTGCAGTTAATTTTTCCTTCATCTTTATCGTCCCCCTTTTTTATTTATAGCATGCCATAACAACAAAGCTAACCTGCACTACGGCTATTCGTGTCAGATTGAGCGCATTGTTCGCTTGCTTCATTATTACTCAACTATGACATTGGTAATCGTCCTTTTTACACCGGCAATCCTCTGA
The Deltaproteobacteria bacterium genome window above contains:
- a CDS encoding secondary thiamine-phosphate synthase enzyme YjbQ; its protein translation is MKTFTEYIYIETKKKREYINITDKVEEIVKKSGIEDGMALVSAMHITAGVYVNDAESGLIQDIDEWLQRLAPEGPDYRHHRTGETNGDAHLKNLLIGHQVILPITKGRLDLGPWQQVYYAEFDGRRRKRVVVKAMGK
- a CDS encoding type II toxin-antitoxin system HicA family toxin → MKRKDVIRHLESNGCEFLREGANHTVYVNRKKKKASTLPRHREIDE
- a CDS encoding type II toxin-antitoxin system HicB family antitoxin, translating into MKEKLTAIFQKSPYGYIGFIEELPGANTQGTTLDEVRKNLIEAVHLVLDANRQLFEEELTGLEIIKEDFGVVTV